One window of the Nicotiana tabacum cultivar K326 chromosome 4, ASM71507v2, whole genome shotgun sequence genome contains the following:
- the LOC107823402 gene encoding proteasome subunit alpha type-7, translated as MARYDRAITVFSPDGHLFQVEYALEAVRKGNAAVGVRGTDTVVLGVEKKSTPKLQDSRSVRKIVNLDDHIALACAGLKADARVLVNRARIECQSHRLTVEDPVTVEYITRYIAGLQQKYTQSGGVRPFGLSTLIIGFDPYTGVPSLYQTDPSGTFSAWKANATGRNSNSLREFLEKNYKETSGQETVKLAIRALLEVVESGGKNIEVAVMTKEHGLKQLEEAEIDAVVAEIEAEKAAAEAAKKALPKET; from the exons ATGGCTAGATACGATAGAGCCATCACCGTCTTCTCGCCGGACGGCCATCTATTCCAAGTAGAATACGCTCTCGAAGCCGTACGTAAAGGTAATGCCGCCGTCGGCGTCCGCGGTACTGATACCGTTGTCCTTGGCGTTGAGAAGAAATCTACCCCTAAGCTTCAGGACTCTAG GTCAGTAAGAAAGATAGTAAATCTAGATGATCATATTGCCTTGGCCTGTGCTGGCCTGAAAGCAGATGCCCGAGTCCTCGTAAATCGGGCACGTATCGAGTGTCAGAGTCATAGGCTTACAGTTGAGGATCCAGTTACCGTTGAGTACATAACACGTTACATTGCTGGTCTTCAGCAAAAGTACACTCAAAGTGGCGGTGTTAGGCCATTTGGTCTTTCAACCTTGATCATCGGTTTTGATCCTTACACTGGTGTCCCTTCACTTTATCAAACAGATCCATCTGGAACATTCTCAGCATGGAAAGCCAATGCAACAGGGAGAAACTCCAACTCTCTCCGGGAGTTCTTGGAGAAAAATTACAAAGAAACATCTGGCCAGGAAACTGTGAAACTTGCAATACGTGCTTTGCTTGAA GTTGTTGAGAGCGGCGGAAAGAATATTGAAGTTGCTGTCATGACAAAAGAGCATGGGCTTAAGCAACTTGAGGAAGCTGAGATTGATGCCGTTGTTGCTGAGATTGAGGCAGAGAAAGCAGCTGCAGAAGCTGCAAAAAAGGCTCTTCCAAAAGAAACCTAG